The sequence below is a genomic window from Candidatus Omnitrophota bacterium.
CTTTGCAAGCGTCGCCAGTAGCGCGGCCGTAAGCGTCGTCTTACCGTGGTCGATGTGGCCGATGGTACCGATATTCACGTGAGGTTTTGACCTGACAAACGTTTCCTTTGCCATAAAGGCCTCCCTTGGTATCTATTTATGACTCTTCGTCTCTCCCTTGGACGTCTCTATTATCTTTATCGCTATATTCTTCGGCACTTCCTGATAGAAAGAGGGCTCCATAGTATGGCTGGCCCTTCCCTGCGTCAGGCTGCGCACGGTAGTAGAATAACCGAACATCTCCGCAAGCGGCGCAAACCCTCTTACCACTTTCAAGTTCGCGCGGTCCTGGATCGCCTCTATCTTTACCCGGCGCGCGCTCAAGTCCCCTACGACTTCCCCTAAATACTGCTCCGGCACCGTCACCTCGAGGTTCATGATCGGCTCAAGCAGTATCGGAGCGCCGTTCTTCAGCCCCTCGTTGAAACCTATGGATGCCGCCATATGGAACGCGATATCCGAGGAGTCGACCTCATGGAACGACCCGTCTACGAGCTTGACATCGACATCGGTAACGGGATAACCGGCAAGGGCACCGTTAAGCGCGGCCTCGGTGACGCCCTCCTTTACGGAAGGTATATACTCTCTCGGTATGGAGCCGCCTATGATCTTGCTTTCGAAGAGTATCCCTGAACCCTTCGGGGCGGGGGCTATATCGAGCACCACGTGGCCGTACTGGCCGCGACCGCCCGATTGCTGTATGAACTTACCTACCGACCTCGTCGATTTAGTGATCGTCTCTTTATATGCGACGTGCGGCTTATCCACGTTGG
It includes:
- a CDS encoding GTP-binding protein, with protein sequence MAKETFVRSKPHVNIGTIGHIDHGKTTLTAALLATLAK